GCCACGCACTACCCGATTTTAGCCGACGACGGCCAACTCGAGTACATCCGCCAGCGCACCCAGAACGTGACCGCGCTGCACCGCCCTGCCCTGCACGCCGCCGAAATCCAGCGCGCCTTCGACGAGTCGAACCGCCGCACGCGTTTCATCCCCGAAAGCCTGCTGGTGACGGTGTGGACCAACCGCCCCGACCGTGCCTGTGCCCGCCACAGCGGTGGCTCCGGCCCGCACCGGCTACTTCACTTTCACCTACCAGCCAATCTTCGGAGCTGGGGAACGCGACGGTATCGCCGTGTTTGCGTTCAAAGCCACCGACTTGATTTTGGCCCGCAAGGCCCTCGAAAAAAATGCGTAGCCGGGGCCCCATTTCCCGCTTTGGTTCGCTGTTTGCAGGCGCCGCCGGCACTAACTTTGTTCATCCACTCTGCCCTGCTCCCCCCTCATGGAATTAACTAACCTGGATTTTCAGCAAGCCAGGATTAAGCAGGTGCTGTTTAAATCGCGCTTGCGCTCGGTGCTCTACGGGGTGCGCGAGGCCGACGAGGCGCTGTTTGCCCGCCCCCTCAACCCCCTCGGGCAGTGGCTCGACGCGGTGGTGCGGCCCAAGTACGGGGCCCACCCAGAGGTGCGCGAAATCGAGCAAGTGCTCCAGCAAATGCTGAGCACCGGCCGCGACCTGGCCGCCCAGTACAAGCGCGGCCAAATCGAGGAAGCCCGTGCCGGCCTCGACCGCGTAAACAACCAAGCCGAACGCATCGACGGCCTGTTCCAACAGCTGGAGCGCCGGGCCAAAACGTCTCAGGCCGCCTAAATTTTTCCTGTGCTAAGTACCGCCGCGGGCGGCTCCCACCCGGGGGCTGCCCGCTTTTCGTAGTGGGGCAGGCGCGCTTCGTTCTGCCGAGTACCGTGCATTTGTAGCGCTACTGCTACAAATTGAACAGCGCAGCGGCGTTGCGCGTGGTGGCTTCGGCCACGGCTTCAGGCGTTTGGCCCAGCAGGGCGGCCACGCGGTGCAGCACCAGGGGCAGGTAGGCGGGCTCGTTGCGCTTGCCGCGGTAGGGCACGGGGGCCAGGTAGGGGCAGTCGGTTTCGAGCAGCAGGTGCTCCAGGCCGATGCCGGGCAGGACCTTGTCGGCCCCGCCGTTTTTGAAGGTGGCCACCCCGCCGATGCCCAGCTTAAAGCCCAGCCCGATGGCCTGCGCCGCCTCGGCGGGCGTGCCCGAGAAGCAGTGAAACACCCCGCGCAGGGTCCCGTCCTGGGCGGCTTCCACCAGGGCCGCGGTTTCGGCGAAGGCCTCGCGGGTGTGCAGCACAATCGGCAGGCCATGCTTTTTAGCCAGGCTGAGCTGGATTTTCAGGGCCTCCTGCTGCTCGGCGAGGAGGGTTTTGTCCCAGTACAGGTCGAGCCCAGCCTCGCCCACGGCGGCGAAGGGGCGGCGGCCCAGCCACTCCTCCACCTCGTAGAGCTGCGCCTCGAAGTTGCGCGTCACGGAGCACGGGTGCAGGCCCATCATGGCGAAGCAGGTTTCGGGGGCCTCGGCCTCCAGGGCCAGCATGCCGTCGATGCTGCTGTGGTCGATGTTGGGCATCACAATGGTGCCCACGCCCGCGTCCTGGGCGCGGCGCAGGGCGGCGAGGCGGTCGGGGCCGAATTGCTCGGAGTAGAGGTGGGCGTGCGAATCGGTGAGGTGCATAGCGCGGGCAAAGGTCGGGGCCCCGGGGCAGGCGGGCCAAACCGGCCGCCGGGGCCCCAGAGGCCGCACGGCCAGTTTGCAGCCGCTAAATCTTGGGTACCGCGTTCATAACTAATGCAGAGGATATTTTCCGAGGCGTTCCCAAATCGTAACAAACGCACGAATACGTTTTATAACGTAATAATAAGTTGTTAAACTTAAAATACCGTTATACATTTGGGTATGGAAGAACTCACCAAAACCGAGGAGCGCATCATGCAGGTGCTGTGGAAGTTGAAGAAGGCGTTCGTGAAGGACGTCATCGAGCACCTGCCCGACGAGCCCAAGCCGCCCTACAATACGGTATCGTCGGTGGTGCGCATTCTGGAACGCAAGGGCTACGCGGGCTTCAAAGCCTACGGCAAAACCTACGAATACTTCCCGCTGGTGAGCAAAATGGAGTACCGCACGGCCAGCTTCAAGCGCATGCTCAGCCAGTATTTCGACGATTCGCCCACGGCCCTGGTCTCGTTCATGGTGGAGGAAACCCTGAGCCAGCGCGAAAAGCAGCAGCTGCTCGACCTGCTCCACGACTCTGAAAAACCCGCCGGTGATGCTCGCTAACGGCCTGTGGTACCTGGCTGGGGCCAGCTTCTGCCTGGCCGTGTTTGCCCTGGCCTACCGCCTGCTGCTGGCCCGCCTCCCCGCCTTCGCCTGGAACCGCGCCTACTTGCTGGGGGCCCTGGCGGCTGGGGTGCTGCTGCCGCTGGCGGCGCGGCCGGGCCTGGCGGCGCTGCTGCCCCGCGCCGCGGGGGCCCCGGCGGGGGCGCTGCCTTTTGCGCTGCACTGGCCGCTGGGGGCCCCGGCCGCGGCGGCCGCCACCGGGGCAACGGCTGGGGTGCCAGGGCCCGACTGGGCTGCCCTGGCACTACTGGCCCTGGCGGCCGCATACGGCCTGGGGGCCCTGCGGCGGCTGGCGGCGGCGGTGCGCAACCTGGGGGCCCTGCGGCGGCTGGCCCGGCAGCACCCGCGTACCCAGCTGGCGGGCTGCACGGTGGTGCACCTGCCCGCGCCCGGCCTGCCGGCGTTTTCCTTCGGCCGCTACGTGTTTTTGTCGCCCCTGCACGAGGCGCTGAGCGCCGCCGAGCGCGACCAGCTGCTGCGCCACGAGCAGGTGCACGTGCGGCAGCGGCACACCCTCGATTTACTGCTGGTGGAGGCCCTGGGCGTGGTGTTCTGGTTCCACGGCGTGGTGCCCTACTTCGGCCGGCAGCTCAAGGCGGTGCACGAGTACCTGGCCGATGCGGCGGTGGCGCGCGCCCCGGCCGGCCGCGTGCCCTACGGCGAGCTGCTCATCAAGCTCGCGGCCCAGCAGCCGCCCTTCGCTTTGGTGCACGCCTTTGCCCACAAACAGGTTTTTCTCCGCATCCGAATGCTCACCCAAACCCCCGCTACGCCCATGCAAAAGCTCCGTTTTCTCTTCGTGCTGCCCGTGGCAGCTTTCGCGTGGGCCGCCACGGCCTGGGCCGCACCGGCCCCCAGCGCCCCCGCCCCCGGGGCCCCCAACGCCCGCACCCTAGCCGCCGCGCCGGGGGCCCCGCGCATCGGCCGCATCACCTGGCGGGGCAACGCGGCGGTGCCCACGGCCCGGCTGAACGAGGTGTTGGGGTTCAAGCCCGGCGACGCCTACGACTCGCTGGCCGTAGAAAAACGGCTGGCCTACGACCCGGCTGGCACCGACGTTTCCTCCCTATATATGGACCACGGCTACCTGTTCTTCCAGGTAATGCCCGTGGCCACGCGCCAAGCCGACGGCACCGTGGACCTGGCCTTCACCGTCGCGGAAGGCCGGAAGGCCCAACTCCGCCGCGTCTTCATCACCGGCAACCTCGACGCTTCGGCCAAAGCGTCGCTGCTGAAGCAGTTACCCCTGCGCAGCGGCGACGAATTCAGCCGTGCCAAGCTCGTCGAAACCAACCGCCTCCTGGCCCAGGAAGGCAAATTCGACCCCAAGAAAATCCGCATCAACCCCCAGCCTATTGTGCGCCCCACCGAAGCCACCGATTTGCTGGACATTGAGCTGGTACTGGCGCCCAAGCCCCGGCCTTGAGCAGTGGGTATATAGCGCATCAATCAAAGGCCCAGCCCATAACCAGGCAAGAGCAGTTGCGCGCACCGTGTAGTTCGAACTACTGCCCGGCCTGCCCCAAACCATAGGAAATAAC
This genomic stretch from Hymenobacter sp. PAMC 26628 harbors:
- a CDS encoding TatD family hydrolase; translation: MHLTDSHAHLYSEQFGPDRLAALRRAQDAGVGTIVMPNIDHSSIDGMLALEAEAPETCFAMMGLHPCSVTRNFEAQLYEVEEWLGRRPFAAVGEAGLDLYWDKTLLAEQQEALKIQLSLAKKHGLPIVLHTREAFAETAALVEAAQDGTLRGVFHCFSGTPAEAAQAIGLGFKLGIGGVATFKNGGADKVLPGIGLEHLLLETDCPYLAPVPYRGKRNEPAYLPLVLHRVAALLGQTPEAVAEATTRNAAALFNL
- a CDS encoding BlaI/MecI/CopY family transcriptional regulator, giving the protein MEELTKTEERIMQVLWKLKKAFVKDVIEHLPDEPKPPYNTVSSVVRILERKGYAGFKAYGKTYEYFPLVSKMEYRTASFKRMLSQYFDDSPTALVSFMVEETLSQREKQQLLDLLHDSEKPAGDAR
- a CDS encoding POTRA domain-containing protein; the protein is MLANGLWYLAGASFCLAVFALAYRLLLARLPAFAWNRAYLLGALAAGVLLPLAARPGLAALLPRAAGAPAGALPFALHWPLGAPAAAAATGATAGVPGPDWAALALLALAAAYGLGALRRLAAAVRNLGALRRLARQHPRTQLAGCTVVHLPAPGLPAFSFGRYVFLSPLHEALSAAERDQLLRHEQVHVRQRHTLDLLLVEALGVVFWFHGVVPYFGRQLKAVHEYLADAAVARAPAGRVPYGELLIKLAAQQPPFALVHAFAHKQVFLRIRMLTQTPATPMQKLRFLFVLPVAAFAWAATAWAAPAPSAPAPGAPNARTLAAAPGAPRIGRITWRGNAAVPTARLNEVLGFKPGDAYDSLAVEKRLAYDPAGTDVSSLYMDHGYLFFQVMPVATRQADGTVDLAFTVAEGRKAQLRRVFITGNLDASAKASLLKQLPLRSGDEFSRAKLVETNRLLAQEGKFDPKKIRINPQPIVRPTEATDLLDIELVLAPKPRP